ATGTTGGAGCCCGCGTCCACCGCGTCCACGGCCGCGTTGCACAGCCGCTCCACGGCCGCTTCCAGCGCGCCCTCGCCCCCGTTCACCGGGTACAGCAGGCTCAGCGGCTGCGTCTCGAAGATGCCCTCGTTGCGGATGGCGGCCAGCTTCGCCAGCTGCCCGTTGGTGAGGATGGGGCCCGGCAGCGACAGCCGGTGGCATTGCTCCGGCGTCTCCTCGAAGGTGTTGCCCTCGGGCCCCAGCCCGGTGGCGAGCGTCATCACCAGCGACTCGCGGATGGGGTCGATGGGCGGGTTGGTCACCTGCGCGAAGAGCTGGTGGAAGTAGTTGAAGAGCGAGGGGGCCTGGTCACTGAGCACGGCCAGGGGCGTGTCGGTGCCCATGGAGCCCACCGGCTCCTTGCCGCCCTCGGCCATGGGCCGCAGCAGCAGCCGCACGTCCTCGTCCGTGTAGCCGAAGGCGCGCTGCAGCCGCCACAGCTCCTCGCCGCCCAGCCGCCGCGGCGCGGGCACGGTGGGCAGGTCATCGAAGGTGAAGACGTTGTTCTGCAGCCACCGCCGGTAGGGCCAGCGCCCGGTGATGTCGCGCTTGACCTCCTCGTCCTCGAGGATGCGGCCCTCGAGCGTGTCCACCAGCAGCATGCGGCCGGGGGTGAGGCGGCCCTTGCGGCGCACCTGGGAAGCGGGCACGTCGAGCACGCCCGTCTCCGAGGCGAGGATGATGCGGTCGTCCTCGGTGACGAGGTAGCGCGCGGGGCGCAGGCCGTTGCGGTCCAGCGTGGCGCCGATGAGCTGCCCGTCGGTGAAGGCGATGGCGGCCGGCCCGTCCCACGGCTCCAGCAGCGCGCTGGAGTACTCGTAGAAGGCGCGCCGCTCGTCGCTCATGAGCGTGTGGCCCTCCCACGCCTCGGGGATCATCATCATCATGGCGTGGGGCAGCGGACGGCCGCCCAGGTAGAGCAGCTCCACCATGTTGTCGAACTGGGCCGAGTCGCTCTTGCCGGGGACGATGATGGGGAAGAGGGGCTCCAGGCTGCCGCCGAACTTGGCGGACTGCAGCAGCCCGCGCCGCGCGTTCATCCAGTTGCGGTTGCCGTGCAGCGTGTTGATTTCACCGTTGTGGGCGATGTAGCGGAACGGCTGCGCCAGCTCCCAGGTGGGGAAGGTGTTGGTAGAGAAGCGCGAGTGCACCAGGCCCAGCGCGCTCACGCACTCGGGGTGCTGCAGGTCCACGTAGAAGCGCGGAAGCTGCCGGGGCAGGAGCAGGCCCTTGTAGATGAGCGTCTCGGCCGAGAAGCTGGCCACGTGGAACTGGCCGTCCGGATCCAGGGCACGCTCGCGGATGCGGCGCTCGGCGAGCTTGCGGATGCGGAACAGCTTGCGCTCGAAGGCGCTGGGCACCACGCGGCGGCGGGCGACGAAGAGCTGGCGGATGACGGGGGCGCTGTCGTGGGCCAGCTTGCCCAGGTGCGAGGGCTCCACCGGCACGTCCCGCCAGCCGAGCACGCGCTGGCCCTCGTCGGCGGTGACCTGCTCCAGGGCCGCCTCGCAGGCGATGCGTGCTTCCGCGTCCGCGGGGAGGAACACCATGGCCACGCCGTACTGGTGGCGCGGGGGCAGCGCGAAACCCAGGCGCTCGCGCTCGAAGAGGCGATGCGGGAGCTGCATGAGGATGCCGGCGCCATCTCCCGTCTCGGGGTCCCTGCCGGCCGCGGCCCGGTGGCTCAACCGGTTGAGCAGCTCCAGCGCGTCCTCGACGATGCCGCGGGATTTCTCTCCCCGGATATGGGCCACGAAGCCGACTCCACAGGCATCGTGCTCGGTGTCCGGTTCGTACAACCCATAGCGGCCCGGGCCTCGCTGCGACATCGGCACTCCCTCTCGGCGGGTGAATCCCGTTGACGCGGAGAGTCTAGTGCACTGCGTCAGCCCGTGTAAGCACGCAAGAAAGATTCAGAACGTCCGCAAGTGCCCGGGGCTTTCAGGGGAGCGGGGGCCCGGTGGGGGCCCTCACGGCAGCATGAGGGCTTCCAGGGGGACGCGCTCCGGGCAGGAGGCGGGCTCCTCGGTGCGCCCCCGCTCTCCCGCCCCCCCGAGCGTGGCGCGCACGGCGGCGAGCAGCTCCTGCTCCCGGTAGGGCCGCGAGCACTGGGAGTGCTCCGGGTGGGCCCAGGCGGGCCGCGAGGCCCCGGCCAGGACGATGGGGATGGGCCGGGCGCGCGGCAGCTCGGCGAAGGCGGACAGGAAGAGGCCCAGCTGCGTGGGCGGAGCGCCCTCGGACAGCAGCACCAGGTCCACCGGCAGGGAGGAGGCGCGGCGCAGCGAGTCCACCCCTCCGTGCGCGGTGAGCACCTCGAAGCCCTCGGAGCGCAGCACGCGCTCGGCGGTGAGCTCCTGCACCGGATCCTCGTCCAGCAGCAGCACCCGGCGCGGCAGGCGGCGCACCTCGTTGGCGGACATGCGCGGCAGGCCCAGGGTGAAGGTGGAGCCGTGGCCCTCGGCGCTGGACATGGACAGCGCGCCCTGGTGCAGCTGGGCGATGGAGTGGCTGATGAAGAGCCCCAGCCCCAACCCGCCGAAGTGACGGTGCGGGGAGTTGCCCGCCCGGGAGAAGCGCTGGAAGAGGCGCGCCTGGTCCTGCGAGGGGACGCCGATGCCCCGGTCCCTCACGTGCAGGCGTGCCTCCCCGTGCAGCGCCTCCACCTCCACGGAGATGGGCTCGCCCTTGGGGCTGTACTTGTCCGCGTTCTCCAGCAGGTTGACGAGCACCTGCTCCAACCGCTCCCGGTCCGCCTGCACCCAGAGGTGCTCACGCGGCACCGCCAGGCTGAAGGGGCGATCCAGGCTGTGCCGGAACTGATCCACGACTTCCGCCACCAGGTGGCCCAGTTCCAGCGGCGCGAGCTGCAGTGACAATTGGCGCTCCTCCAGCCTCGAGACATCCAACAACTCGTTCACCAGCCGCTCCAGCCGCTCCACCTGCCGCTTGGACTTGGTGACGCAGGACGGGTCCACGCGCTGTCCCTGGGCGAGGTTGCGCTCCATGAAGCGCAGCGAGAGCTTGAGGGGCGTGAGGGGCGTCTTCAGCTCGTGCGACGCGATGGACATGAACTCCTCGCGCACGCGCAGGGCGGCCTGGGCCTCGCGCAGCAGGCGGGCGTTCTCCACCGTCACCGCCACCTGCCCGGCGGCCGCGCTCCACAGGTCCAGCTCGCGCAGGGAGAAGGAGGTGCCCTGCTCCTTGTAGAGGACGAGCAGCCCCAGCGCGCGCTTCTGGGACAGCAGCGGCACCGCGGCGAAGATGGAGCCCACCGCGTCGCCGTAGCCGCGCTGGACGCCAATCTGGGGCTGACGGGTGATGAGGGCCGCCTCGAAGGAGTCGGCATGGTCCTCGAGGGCGTCCTCGGGCGAGTCGGCGCTGGCCAGGTCGGACACGGCCACGCGGCGCAGGGGCTGGCCCTCCTCGGCCAGGTACACCTCGGCGCGGCGCACCTGGGCGCAGCGCACCACGGCCAGCACCGCGGCCTTGCACACGCTGTCCACGTCCAGCGTCTCGCCCACCTCGCGGGCGATCTCCTGGAGGGCCTGGGCGAAGGCCACGTCGTCATCGGCGCCGGAGGGCTCGAAGAGGAGCCAGGCGCCGGGGGTGGCACCCGGGCCGGAGGGGCGCACGCGGATGCGCACCTGCTTGAGACTGGAGGTGATGGCATGGCCCGAGTGGGCGCGGCCCTCGCGCAGGGCGCGCTCGAGCGCATCACGGCCCCAGCCGCCCTCGAGGGCCGAGAGCACCGGGTCTCCCACCTGGAGGACCATGCCCGTCTTGGCGCCGAAGTCCGGCTCCAACCATTCCACTCGTAGATCCGGCCCGAGCCGAGCCACGGCCTGGGGGACGCACGCGAGGATGTCCTGGAAATCGGAAGGCAGCATGCGGGGCGAGGATCTGAGTTACGCCCACGTCACCGGAGACACAAGATGGCCCGGCCCCGGCTGCTCCCCCCTGGACAGAGGGGACGTTGGGGGCCGGACAGCAGGGGGGCCTGGCAGGCAGGGGGGCGTTCGCCACAGGGAGGCTGAAATCGTCCGGGTGTGTGCTAGACGACACCCCGCCATGTCTTCCAAGCCGACCAAGGAACTGAAGACCTTCCCCAACCCCGCCGCGGATCGCGACTACGAGATCGCGTTCGACGTGCCGGAGTTCACGTGCCTCTGCCCGCTGACGGGGCAGCCGGACTTCGCGAAGTTCAAGATCCGCTACGTGCCGGACGAGCTGTGCGTGGAGCTGAAGAGCCTGAAGCTCTACATGTGGTCGTACCGGGACGAGGGGGCCTTCCACGAGAAGGTGACCAACACGATCGCCGACGACATCGTGCGCGCCATCCAGCCGCGCAAGCTGACGGTGGAAGGCGACTTCTTCGTGCGCGGTGGCATCGGCACGCTGGTGACGGTGACGCACGAGAAGAAGGGCCAGGGCGCGAAGCCGGCGAAGAAGAGCGCCCCCGCGCGCCGCAAGTAGTCCCAAGCACCCCCAAGCACCCCCAAGCACCCCTCTCCCCCCGGGAGAGGGACGGGGTGAGGGTATCGGGCTCCCCGGGTTGCCCCGTGGGGACCCTACTGCGAGTCCCCCATCTTCGACTCCAGGTCGCTCGCCCGCTGGTCCGCATCCGACTCGATGCGGCTGGCGGCGCCGCGGACGTTGTCGAGCTGCCTCTTCGCCTGACTGGTTTCCCCTTCCGGATCGGCGTCACGCGGGGCGTTGCTGAGCGCGTAGTACGCGACGCCCGCGGTGATGGCGATGGCGAGGATGGCGGTGATCATCTTGCCCATGACTGAGGTGCTCCCGGGTGCGAGCGCTCAGCGGATGGTGAGCTGCCGCACGAGCCCCATCCAATACGAGTGGGTGAGCGCCAGTCCAGTGCCCAGGGCGCCGGCGACGGCGACGAAGGCGAGCAGCCAGCGGGCCCACGGCTGGGAGAGCAGCCTGGACGCCGGGTTGTCGAAGACCTCGACGACGTCCAGCTCCTTCTGGGTGAGGTGGGCGAGCGCCTCGGTCTCGGTGAGCTTGTTGCGGTGGCGGAGGAAGCCGACGAGGAGCGCCTCGTAGGACATGCGCACGCGCTGGGCGAGGAACAGCTCCAGCTCGCGGCGCATGGCGGCGGCGTTGGCGAAGCGATCATCCGGGCGCACCTCGAGGGCGCGCTTGACGATGTCCGCCAGCGGCTTGGGGATGTGGGGCGCCACCTTCTGCAGCGGGGTGTACTCGCCGTCGCGGATGCGGGCGAAGACCTCGCCGGTGTTGCGGCCCAGGAAGGGGCGGGCGCCGGAGAGCGCCTCGTAGAGCAGCACCCCGAGCGCGAACAGGTCCGTGCGCCCGTCCACCGGCGCGCCCGTCACCTGCTCGGGAGACATGTACGAGGGGGTGCCCACCGCCATGCCCTGGGCGGTGAGGGCCTCCAGGCCCACATCCTTGGCCACGCCGAAGTCCATCAGCTTCACGTCGCCGGCCTTGGACAGCATCACGTTGGCCGGCTTGAGGTCGCGGTGGATGATGTGGCGAAAGTGGGCGTGCTCGAGCGCCCCGGCGATGCGCGCGCCGATGGCGGCACCCACCTCGGGGGGCAGCGGCCCCTCCTTGATGAGCTCATGGAGGGTGGGCCCGTCCACGAACTCCATCACCATGAAGAGGACGTCGTTCTTCTCCACCAGGTCGTACAGGGTGACGATGTTCTGGTGGCGGAAGGCGGCGAGCGCGAGCGCCTCGCGGCGGAAGCGCGACACGGCCTCCTTGTCCCGGATGGGGTCCGCGAGCATCTCCTTGATGGCGACCTCGCGCTGCAACATCTCGTGCAGCCCCCGGTACACCTGGGCCATGCCTCCGCGTCCCAGCTCTCCGAGCACGCGGTAGGCGCCTATCTTCCGATGTCTGACGACGGGCTTCTCACTGGCGGGCACGGACCGGAGGCTACCGATTTGCCCGCGAGGCGTCGACACGCCCGGAGTGCAGACAGCCGGGCGGTAGAAATCCCTGTTCACGGGAGAGCAGAGCCTCCCACATCCCTCTCCCGCTACGCTGCGCGCGCCATGAAGAAGACCCTCTTCCTCCTTCCCGCTGTCCTGATGCTGCTGCCCGGCTGCTTCGTCATCCGCGACACCCGGTACATCCCCAAGACGAAGAAGTCCGAGATGAAGTCCCGCCCCGACTGCCACCCCAGCCAGTACTGGGATGGCGAGCAGTGCCGCCACAAGGGCAAGGGCAAGGGCGCGCGCAAGCACGACGACTGACGCGCGGCCACACGGATGGGCTCCCCGGCACGAGATACCCTCACCCCGGCCCTCTCCCGAGGGAAGGGGGAGGGGCCGTCCACGGGGGGGCTGTCCGCGGAGACGCACGGGCAGTGGATCACCCTGCTCGACGGGGGCGCCGAGGCCTACCCGCGCATGCTCGCGGCCATCGCCTCGGCCACCCGGCGCGTCCACCTGGAGGTCTACGCCTTCGAGCACGCGGGCGTGGGCACCCGCTTCATCGAGGCCCTCCTCGCCGCCGCTCGCCGGGGCGTGGAGGTGAAGGTCATCGTCGATGGCTGGGGCTCCATTGGCGAGAGCCGCGCGCTGGCGGACAGGCTGCGTCCGGCCGGCATCAAGGTCCGCGTCCACAACCCCCTCACCGCCGTGCTCCTGCTGGGCCGCCTCTGGCGCAACCACCGCAAGATCCTGCTCGTGGATGACACGGTGGCCTTCCTCGGCGGCATCAACATCGGGGACCACTACGCCGCGGCGGAAGGCAGGCCGGGGTGGGCGGACCTCGCGGTGGAGCTGAGGGGCAGCATCTGCGCGCAATTGGGGGCGCGGCTCAACGCGGGGGCCTCCGCGCTGGAGGCGGGCCCGGTGCGCCTCCTCCTGTCCGGCTTTGGCGGCGGGTGGCGCCTGCGCGCGCGCTACCTGGAGGCGCTGAAGCAGGCCCGGCACGAGGTGGTGCTGGCCCACGCGTACTTCCTGCCGGACCGGGGCTTCGTGCGCGCCCTCACCCGCGCGGCGAAGCGAGGGGTGAAGGTGCACCTGTTGCTGGCCGGCCGCAGCGACGTCCCCTTCGCCCGCGCGGCCACCATGCGCCTGTACCGCACCCTGCTGCGCGCGGGCGTGCACATCCACGAGTGGACGGAGACCACCCTGCACGCCAAGGCCGCGGTGGTGGACGGCCAGCGCCTGCTGGTGGGCAGCTTCAACCTGGACCCCCTCTCCCTGGTGAACCTGGAGACGCTGGTGGAGGTGGCGGACGAGGGCGTGGCCGGACAGGCCACCCGCTGGGTGCTGAGGCACGTGAGCGGAGCGAAGCCGGTGGCCCTGGAGGACTGCGCGCGCTCGGGCCCGCAGCGCTGGCTGCTGGACGTGGTGGGGCTGGCGGTGGCGCGCTTCGCCGAGC
The sequence above is drawn from the Archangium gephyra genome and encodes:
- a CDS encoding ATP-binding protein; this translates as MLPSDFQDILACVPQAVARLGPDLRVEWLEPDFGAKTGMVLQVGDPVLSALEGGWGRDALERALREGRAHSGHAITSSLKQVRIRVRPSGPGATPGAWLLFEPSGADDDVAFAQALQEIAREVGETLDVDSVCKAAVLAVVRCAQVRRAEVYLAEEGQPLRRVAVSDLASADSPEDALEDHADSFEAALITRQPQIGVQRGYGDAVGSIFAAVPLLSQKRALGLLVLYKEQGTSFSLRELDLWSAAAGQVAVTVENARLLREAQAALRVREEFMSIASHELKTPLTPLKLSLRFMERNLAQGQRVDPSCVTKSKRQVERLERLVNELLDVSRLEERQLSLQLAPLELGHLVAEVVDQFRHSLDRPFSLAVPREHLWVQADRERLEQVLVNLLENADKYSPKGEPISVEVEALHGEARLHVRDRGIGVPSQDQARLFQRFSRAGNSPHRHFGGLGLGLFISHSIAQLHQGALSMSSAEGHGSTFTLGLPRMSANEVRRLPRRVLLLDEDPVQELTAERVLRSEGFEVLTAHGGVDSLRRASSLPVDLVLLSEGAPPTQLGLFLSAFAELPRARPIPIVLAGASRPAWAHPEHSQCSRPYREQELLAAVRATLGGAGERGRTEEPASCPERVPLEALMLP
- the queF gene encoding preQ(1) synthase, translating into MSSKPTKELKTFPNPAADRDYEIAFDVPEFTCLCPLTGQPDFAKFKIRYVPDELCVELKSLKLYMWSYRDEGAFHEKVTNTIADDIVRAIQPRKLTVEGDFFVRGGIGTLVTVTHEKKGQGAKPAKKSAPARRK
- a CDS encoding serine/threonine-protein kinase, yielding MPASEKPVVRHRKIGAYRVLGELGRGGMAQVYRGLHEMLQREVAIKEMLADPIRDKEAVSRFRREALALAAFRHQNIVTLYDLVEKNDVLFMVMEFVDGPTLHELIKEGPLPPEVGAAIGARIAGALEHAHFRHIIHRDLKPANVMLSKAGDVKLMDFGVAKDVGLEALTAQGMAVGTPSYMSPEQVTGAPVDGRTDLFALGVLLYEALSGARPFLGRNTGEVFARIRDGEYTPLQKVAPHIPKPLADIVKRALEVRPDDRFANAAAMRRELELFLAQRVRMSYEALLVGFLRHRNKLTETEALAHLTQKELDVVEVFDNPASRLLSQPWARWLLAFVAVAGALGTGLALTHSYWMGLVRQLTIR
- a CDS encoding phospholipase D-like domain-containing protein: MGSPARDTLTPALSRGKGEGPSTGGLSAETHGQWITLLDGGAEAYPRMLAAIASATRRVHLEVYAFEHAGVGTRFIEALLAAARRGVEVKVIVDGWGSIGESRALADRLRPAGIKVRVHNPLTAVLLLGRLWRNHRKILLVDDTVAFLGGINIGDHYAAAEGRPGWADLAVELRGSICAQLGARLNAGASALEAGPVRLLLSGFGGGWRLRARYLEALKQARHEVVLAHAYFLPDRGFVRALTRAAKRGVKVHLLLAGRSDVPFARAATMRLYRTLLRAGVHIHEWTETTLHAKAAVVDGQRLLVGSFNLDPLSLVNLETLVEVADEGVAGQATRWVLRHVSGAKPVALEDCARSGPQRWLLDVVGLAVARFAERVASFIGSRRMRRRG